From the Acidobacteriota bacterium genome, one window contains:
- a CDS encoding DUF2442 domain-containing protein, with protein MSKKTQKPTALDEADSAGAERELFLPFEQFPWFRAETVAQLTRVERPSPDHLYWPDLDVDLSVESIEHPERFPLLNR; from the coding sequence ATTAGCAAAAAAACTCAAAAGCCCACGGCACTGGACGAAGCGGATTCAGCGGGAGCCGAGCGCGAGTTGTTTCTGCCCTTCGAGCAGTTCCCCTGGTTCCGTGCGGAGACGGTGGCGCAGCTCACCCGCGTCGAGCGGCCTTCGCCCGATCACCTCTATTGGCCCGATCTAGACGTCGATCTTTCGGTCGAATCCATCGAGCACCCCGAGCGTTTCCCGCTGCTCAACCGGTAA